The Strix uralensis isolate ZFMK-TIS-50842 chromosome 4, bStrUra1, whole genome shotgun sequence genomic interval CCCCAATCACTCCAACATAGAAGAGCCATTTGCTACCCTGGGAGCTCAGAAGACAGTTTCTTCAGTCCTGATCTCAGGCCCCCAGGAAGTGATGAACAAGGTTACACACCACAGAAGAAAGGACTGGCTGGGGAGAAAGGATGGTGACACAACATGGCTTCATGTGGTGGCTGTCTGTTCACAAGCAAGTCTCTGATGAGACTGAAGGTAGTAAACACCCTCCCTTGCCAAATACTATTTTTTGAGTCAGTGTGACAGTCAAAAAATCCCACGATTTTGGGGAAAACAGCTGTGAACACCCCATAGCTCTCCTTCTGTAGATTGCTGTAATCAAAGCATATTGACTTCTGTGTGTTTTGTCCAAATGTATGTTCATCTGCTCTAGCTTAGAAAGGCAATAATCTGCTGTGTAACCGTGTGTCTCTTTAAATGGATTACAATGTGAAATTGTATTTTCCACCCAGAGATATCTAAGTTTATGAtgcatttcctttcctgttacCTCATGTGGAACTTCCTGCAGGCGGTCCAGAGCCCTGATATGATCCAGTGTATCTATGGATGGAGAGAGGCCACCGTGGAGACAGAATATCTGTtacggaaaaaaaaaagcaatctgttCAGTGCATATTGTTATGGGAAGAGTGATCTCAGAAATAGCTGTTTTTAACTCTGTTACCATTCTTTTACTATTACAGCCATCTTACCCTCACAGCAGAGAAACCAACTTTAATtcctgcagaaggaaacaaaactaaaaggcTACACCTTGCATACAGAGATCAGAACAGCAAAGATACCATGCCTTCCATTTTAAGAATGTCCTGCCTCACAGCCACAACTCAGCTCACATCTGATGTATCACAAGGGGATCCCCACTTGTTGAGCAGTCATTTAAACTGAACCATCCATGCAATACCCTACCATTCTTTCAGCAGCAGAATCAAAAGCATTCCACACCATCAACTTGTATTAACACCTCACTAAATTTTTCCCCAAACCCACAATAAGTGCAtgggctttaaaaaaatccagatcacAAGCCAAGAGAGCTTCTTTGAGACTGTTCATTTAGAGGTCAGACAATACAGTCTGCGTAACTCTGAAATGGAGTGTTTTCCTTGTTCAAGGCTTACCTGGCCATCTACTAGAGCTGTAAGTGGAAGATAATCAAACAGATCTGTGAAATACTTCCAGACGTTGGCGTTGCCATACTTTCGCAGACATTCATCATAGAAGCCATACACTTGTGTAATTTGTCTGCTTTCATGATTGCCCCTCAGTATCGTAATGCGTTCTGGGTAACGCACCTATTGACAAAGAAAACTCTTCTTTAACACAAAAATTGTACcatcaaaatggaaagaaatagtaACAGAGTATTTCAAAGAGCAGTCAAGCATTCAGCTCTGTTATAGAATAGCACATGTCCATTAACACACTGCAATTCACATCCATCTAGCTCAAGCCAACAGCGGCATCAATGGGAGAAGCAATTCTTTCAAAACTCCTCAAAAGCACGGTTTTGCCCAAGGCTGCTGTGGAAAAGCTGTCAAACCATACCTTCAATGCTACTAGAAGAGTCACCGTTTCCACCGAGTAATAGCCTCTGTCCACGTAGTCTCCCATGAACAGGTAATTTGTGTCTGGCGATTTCCCACCAATTCTAAAGAGTTCCATAAGGTCGTGGAATTGACCGTGCACATCCCCACAGACGGTGACAGGGCAACGTACCTCTTGTACATTTGATTCTTTCGTAAGAATTTCTTTAGCCtagcaagaaaaatacatttaggaCAAAAAGATAGGAAGCTCCTCCATAAGCAGGTGCAGATGTTATTCCACTGCATTTGCACTGGAAAGCTGATTTCACACCAGTAGCTCAAGCTGACCACTGGACAAACCGTTTGTTGGGTAAGCAAAGACAAAGTGCATTTTACAAATCCTTGTGCATAAAGACAAGCAGGTTTGCTACTGTGAGGCCAGGTCATTAAGATTTTGTACTACAAGCACTGAGAAACAAATTCAAAGAAGTAACTAAACAAGTTAATTCCCAGCCTCCCCTGAAATGAAGCAGTGTGAACTTCAAGACTTGCACTGGATATGACTTCCAACACCACCAGGGTTCACCCATGATTCCTGCGCTTCTTCCAAACATTTCTCAAGTGCAGACAAGATGAAGCACTATTCCAGTAAGTTTCTTCAGCATCATGGGCAGACATTATCTTCTAAAGCACAACCAACACACAGATTTTGATGGATTTCTCCATGTACGTGTTCAGTAAAGCTCAGGTCTGTTCGTCTCTGCTATGTGAACTACGCCAGCACTTGGCACTCTAATCTGACTGCCAAAGTCAAGTGCTATTCAGTTTCACAATATCTAGAAGCTTTTACCTCAAGAACCACAGCTGTCCCCTCAGTATTGCAGGCCATCCCATGTCCTGTCAGCAAGAGCTCCGTGTGAAACTCATACAGAGATTAGTCAACACT includes:
- the PPP2CB gene encoding serine/threonine-protein phosphatase 2A catalytic subunit beta isoform translates to MEEKGFAKELDQWIEQLNECRQLSESQVRSLCEKAKEILTKESNVQEVRCPVTVCGDVHGQFHDLMELFRIGGKSPDTNYLFMGDYVDRGYYSVETVTLLVALKVRYPERITILRGNHESRQITQVYGFYDECLRKYGNANVWKYFTDLFDYLPLTALVDGQIFCLHGGLSPSIDTLDHIRALDRLQEVPHEGPMCDLLWSDPDDRGGWGISPRGAGYTFGQDISETFNHANGLTLVSRAHQLVMEGYNWCHDRNVVTIFSAPNYCYRCGNQAAIMELDDTLKYSFLQFDPAPRRGEPHVTRRTPDYFL